One window from the genome of Salmo salar chromosome ssa25, Ssal_v3.1, whole genome shotgun sequence encodes:
- the LOC123730553 gene encoding collagen alpha-3(VI) chain has product MRDFVQRVVEKLTVEENRDRVSVVQYSRESEAHFYLNTYTTKEDVVDTVRGLRHKGGRPLNTGAALQYVRDNVFIASSGSRRLDGVPQILILLNGGRSFDNVDTPASALKELGVLVFGIGTRSSDSRELQKISYDPSYALSVSEFTDLPNVQQQLFSAMSTVIVQVTTMTPTVIPTILVESQAPRRDVVFLLDGSDGTRSGFPAMRDFVQRVVETLGVDENRDRVAVVQYSRDPAAQFYLNTYTTKGEILNTVRGLRHKGGRPLNTGAALQYVRDNVFTVSSGSRRIEGVPQLLILLSGGRSFDNVDTPASALKELGVLIFGIGTRSSDSRELQRISHDPSYALSVSDFTDLPNIQQQLLSSVEAVVIEVTPESTTDLVDHDTSRKDVVFLVDGSDGTRNGFPAMRDFVQRVVGKLNVGGDKDRVSVVQYGRDQEVHFYLNTYTTKEDILDTVRSLRHRGGRPLNTGAALQYVRDNVFTASSGSRSQEGVPQMLILLSGGRSSDNVDIPASALKESGVLIFGIGTRNSSREVQRIATDPSFSQSVSEFSDLPSVQEQFFSSLITVQVEATPITPRVIVDQSIARKDVVFLLDGSDGTRNGFPAMRDFVQRVVEKLTVEENRDRVSVVQYSRESEAHFYLNTYTTKEDVVDTVRGLRHKGGRPLNTGAALQYVRDNVFIASSGSRRLEGVPQILILLNGGRSFDNVDTPASALRELGVLVFGIGTRSSDSRELQKISYDPSYALSVSEFTDLPNVQQQLFSAMSTVIVQVTTMTPTVIPTILVESQAPRRDVVFLLDGSDGTRSGFPAMRDFVQRVVETLGVDENRDRVAVVQYSRDPAAQFYLNTYTTKGEILNTVRGLRHKGGRPLNTGAALQYVRDNVFTVSSGSRRIEGVPQLLILLSGGRSFDNVDTPASALKELGVLIFGIGTRSSDSRELQRISHDPSYALSVSDFTDLPNIQQQLLSSVEAVVIEVTPESTTDLVDHDTSRKDVVFLVDGSDGTRNGFPAMRDFVQRVVGKLNVGGDKDRVSVVQYGRDQEVHFYLNTYTTKEDILDTVRSLRHRGGRPLNTGAALQYVRDNVFTASSGSRSQEGVPQMLILLSGGRSSDNVDIPASALKESGVLIFGIGTRNSSREVQRIATDPSFSQSVSEFSDLPSVQEQFFSSLITVQVEATPITPTVIGKNGRVI; this is encoded by the exons ATGCGTGACTTTGTTCAAAGAGTGGTAGAGAAACTCactgtggaggagaacagagatcgaGTCTCTGTGGTCCAGTATAGCAGAGAATCAGAGGCCCACTTCTATCTGAACACTTACACAACAAAGGAAGACGTTGTGGACACCGTACGAGGCCTGAGGCACAAAGGAGGGAgacccctcaacactggggcagcTCTCCAGTATGTCAGGGACAATGTCTTTATTGCCTCCTCCGGAAGTAGGCGCCTTGACGGTGTTCCACAGATTCTGATACTGCTGAATGGTGGAAGGTCCTTTGACAATGTAGATACACCAGCGTCTGCTCTCAAGGAGCTTGGTGTCTTGGTGTTTGGAATTGGAACAAGGAGCTCTGATAGCAGAGAATTGCAAAAAATATCCTATGACCCAAGTTATGCTCTTTCCGTGTCTGAATTTACTGACCTCCCCAACGTCCAACAGCAGCTTTTTTCTGCTATGAGCACTGTCATTGTACAGGTCACAACCATGACaccaacagtaataccaacaatacTAG TTGAGAGTCAGGCTCCCAGGAGGGATGTCGTGTTCTTGCTGGATGGATCTGATGGCACTAGGAGTGGATTCCCAGCAATGCGGGACTTTGTTCAAAGAGTAGTGGAGACACTCGGTGTGGATGAGAACAGAGATCGCGTGGCTGTGGTCCAGTACAGTAGAGATCCAGCCGCCCAATTCtatctgaacacatacacaacaaaAGGAGAGATTCTAAACACTGTAAGAGGTCTGAGACACAAAGGTGGGAGACCTCTCAACACTGGAGCTGCTCTCCAGTACGTGAGAGACAATGTCTTTACTGTCTCCTCCGGAAGTCGACGCATTGAAGGTGTTCCACAGTTACTGATTCTGCTGAGTGGTGGAAGGTCCTTTGACAATGTTGACACTCCAGCTTCTGCTCTGAAGGAGCTTGGGGTCTTGATCTTTGGAATTGGAACAAGGAGCTCCGATAGCAGAGAATTGCAGAGGATATCACATGATCCCAGttacgctctgtctgtctctgacttcaCTGACCTTCCAAACATCCAGCAGCAACTTCTGTCCTCGGTGGAGGCAGTTGTTATTGAGGTTACGCCAGAATCGACAACAGATTTAG TTGATCATGACACCTCCAGAAAGGATGTGGTATTCCTTGTGGATGGTTCTGATGGCACAAGGAATGGATTCCCAGCAATGCGTGATTTTGTTCAGAGAGTAGTGGGGAAACTCAATGTGGGAGGAGACAAAGACCGCGTTTCTGTTGTCCAGTACGGTAGAGATCAAGAAGTtcatttctatctgaacacatACACCACAAAGGAGGACATTCTTGACACTGTCAGAAGTCTGAGGCACAGAGGAGGTAGACCCCTTAACACTGGGGCAGCCCTCCAATACGTACGGGACAATGTCTTTACTGCCTCCTCTGGAAGCAGAAGCCAAGAGGGCGTCCCTCAGATGCTGATACTGCTGAGTGGGGGAAGGTCCAGTGATAATGTTGACATACCAGCTTCTGCCCTGAAAGAGAGTGGGGTCTTGATCTTTGGCATTGGAACCAGAAATTCCAGCAGAGAGGTTCAAAGGATTGCCACTGATCCTAGTTTTTCCCAGTCTGTTTCTGAATTCTCTGACCTCCCAAGCGTCCAGGAGCAGTTTTTCTCCTCACTCATAACTGTACAAGTTGAGGCCACACCCATAACCCCAAGAGTCATAG TGGACCAAAGCATTGCCAGAAAGGATGTAGTATTCCTGCTGGATGGTTCTGATGGCACTAGGAATGGCTTTCCAGCAATGCGTGACTTTGTTCAAAGAGTGGTAGAGAAACTCactgtggaggagaacagagatcgaGTCTCTGTGGTCCAGTATAGCAGAGAATCAGAGGCCCACTTCTATCTGAACACTTACACAACAAAGGAAGACGTTGTGGACACCGTACGAGGCCTGAGGCACAAAGGAGGGAgacccctcaacactggggcagcTCTCCAGTATGTCAGGGACAATGTCTTTATTGCCTCCTCCGGAAGTAGGCGCCTTGAAGGTGTTCCACAGATTCTGATACTGCTGAATGGTGGAAGGTCCTTTGACAATGTAGATACACCAGCGTCTGCTCTCAGGGAGCTTGGTGTCTTGGTGTTTGGAATTGGAACAAGGAGCTCTGATAGCAGAGAATTGCAAAAAATATCCTATGACCCAAGTTATGCTCTTTCCGTGTCTGAATTTACTGACCTCCCCAACGTCCAACAGCAGCTTTTTTCTGCTATGAGCACTGTCATTGTACAGGTCACAACCATGACaccaacagtaataccaacaatacTAG TTGAGAGTCAGGCTCCCAGGAGGGATGTCGTGTTCTTGCTGGATGGATCTGATGGCACTAGGAGTGGATTCCCAGCAATGCGGGACTTTGTTCAAAGAGTAGTGGAGACACTCGGTGTGGATGAGAACAGAGATCGCGTGGCTGTGGTCCAGTACAGTAGAGATCCAGCCGCCCAATTCtatctgaacacatacacaacaaaAGGAGAGATTCTCAACACTGTAAGAGGTCTGAGACACAAAGGTGGGAGACCTCTTAACACTGGAGCTGCTCTCCAGTATGTGAGAGACAATGTCTTTACTGTCTCCTCCGGAAGTCGACGCATTGAAGGTGTTCCACAGTTACTGATTCTGCTGAGTGGTGGAAGGTCCTTTGACAATGTTGACACTCCAGCTTCTGCTCTGAAGGAGCTTGGAGTCTTGATCTTTGGAATTGGAACAAGGAGCTCTGATAGCAGAGAATTGCAGAGGATATCACATGATCCCAGttacgctctgtctgtctctgacttcaCTGACCTTCCAAACATCCAGCAGCAACTTCTGTCCTCGGTGGAGGCAGTTGTTATTGAGGTTACGCCAGAATCGACAACAGATTTAG TTGATCATGACACCTCCAGAAAGGATGTGGTATTCCTTGTGGATGGTTCTGATGGCACAAGGAATGGATTCCCAGCAATGCGTGATTTTGTTCAGAGAGTAGTGGGGAAACTCAATGTGGGAGGAGACAAAGACCGCGTTTCTGTTGTCCAGTACGGTAGAGATCAAGAAGTtcatttctatctgaacacatACACCACAAAGGAGGACATTCTTGACACTGTCAGAAGTCTGAGGCACAGAGGAGGTAGACCCCTTAACACTGGGGCAGCCCTCCAATACGTACGGGACAATGTCTTTACTGCCTCCTCTGGAAGCAGAAGCCAAGAGGGCGTCCCTCAGATGCTGATACTGCTGAGTGGGGGAAGGTCCAGTGATAATGTTGACATACCAGCTTCTGCCCTGAAAGAGAGTGGGGTCTTGATCTTTGGCATTGGAACCAGAAATTCCAGCAGAGAGGTTCAAAGGATTGCCACTGATCCTAGTTTTTCACAGTCTGTTTCTGAATTCTCTGACCTCCCCAGCGTCCAGGAGCAGTTTTTCTCCTCACTCATAACTGTACAGGTTGAGGCCACACCCATAACCCCAACAGTCATAGGTAAGAACGGACGCGTTATCTAG